CCAAATCAGAGTGTTGAATCTTTAGCAGAGGACATATTGTTTTTTAAAGAAATAGATGCGGATATGATAGGAATAGGCCCTTTTATTCCAAATGAAGATACTCCATTAAAAGATGAAATGGGAGGGAATTTTATAACTAGCATAAAAGTTATGGCTGTAATTAGATTGTTAATGCCAGATATAAATATTCCGGCTACAACAGCCATGGAAAGTTTGGAGCTAAATGGTAGGGAAATAGCTCTTCAAAGTGGGGCAAATGTGGTTATGCCCAATGTAACAGAAGGGGTGTATAGAAAACTTTATGCTCTTTATCCAGGTAAAATTTGTACCGGAGATACACCGGCTCATTGTAGAAACTGCATTACAGGAAAAATAAATAATATAGGTAGAAGTATTTCTGACTCTAAAGGATTTAGAATAAAATCAGTGGTTTAGTAAATCAAAATAATTGTCTAAAAATAATGGGAAAAAAGTTTTCTGACTAAAAAAGTTGAAATTAGTAAAAGTTTATGATAAACTTAGGGCAATTTAATAATTTTGCTGCCTAGGGTAGAGGTGCTGTAATTAATAGTATTTATTTTTAATCGGCAGATGTTTGAGGAATAAAGAAAGGAATTACAGCCGAAAAGTTAGTTTGGCGAACCTAACTTTGGCTTTGCATATAATATGTGTAAGGCTGTCACTGAGATATACTTGGTGGAGAGCTACAAGGTACACAGCTGTGCATAATGTGCAGTATAGGTCTGTGTTCCTTTACTGCACTTATTTTTTATCCTGAGGAGGTAATTAGCTACTGCTCCAGCTTCTTTAAAGTGGAGTGGGTGTGCAATGCTGCACATATGGATAAATTCTTTTAGGATTCAGATGGAAAAAAGTATTATTTTATAAGTGAAATTCATCTAAACCTAGAAATTATATGATAATCAGAAATAGGGAGGAGTATTATGGCAATTATTGTTCAAAAATATGGAGGAAGTTCTGTAGGCACTCCAGAGAAAATAAAAAATGTAGCAAATACTGTAGTAAATAAAGTAAAGGCCGGGAATAGTCTGGTAGTTGTAGTGTCAGCTATGGGAGATACTACGGATGATTTAATAGCGCTTGCAAGACAAATTACGGATAATCCGGATAAAAGAGAGCTGGATGCACTTTTATCCACGGGAGAAATGATGTCCTGTGCACTGCTTGCAATGGCTATCAAAGATTTGGGATATGATGCGATAAGTTATACAGCGTATCAAATTGGAATAAAAACCAGTGGTCAATATGGTAAATCTCTTATAGATGATATAAATGCAGATAGAATGAAGAAAAGTTTAGATGAAGGCAAAATTATAATTGCAGCAGGCTTTCAAGGTATAAATGATGAAGGAGATGTAACTACCCTTGGAAGGGGTGGTTCAGATACCACAGCTGTGGCTATAGCTGTAAAGTTAAATGGAGTATGTGAAATATACACTGATGTAGATGGAATATACAGTGTGGATCCTAGAAAATATAAAAATGCTAAAAAATTGGATGAAATAGATTATGAGGAGATGCTGGAACTTTCAAGTCTAGGGGCCCAAGTTATGCATTCTAGGTCTATAGAACTTGCACAAAAATATAATATACCTGTGTATGTAGGATTAAGCAATAGTAATATAAGAGGAACAGTTATTAAGGGGGTAGATACAATGAATTTAGAAAGTAAACCAGTAACAGGACTTGCGACCAGTGATGAGGATATTGCAATTACAGTAAAAGATATTAAAAATGATATAAATATTATTTCAAATTTATTTGAGAGTGTAGCAGAAAAAAAGATTAATGTAGATATGATAAGTCAAACTGCACCTATAGATGGCAAGGTTAATGTATCCTTTACCATACCGAAAGATGATATGAAGGAATGTCTAACTATTTTAAAATCATATTTTGATAATAATCAGATAGATATAGATAAAGACATAACCAAGTTTTCCATAGTAGGTATAGGGATGAAAACTACTTCAGGAGTAGTTGCAAAAATGTTTAAGTTATTTAGAGAAAATAATATAGCTGTAAAGATGATAACTACATCAGAAATAAGAATTACCTGTGCTATAAAGCAAGAAGATAAAATGAAAACAATAAGTATTATAGCAGAAAAATTTAACTTATAAGGGTTTAATTATGTTTTTGGCAAAAACTTTTAGGAGGATACCAGTGTGAGATTAATAGGCAATATGGAAGTTAAAGATAATGTTTTATATATTGGGGGAATAAGTACTGAGAAATTGATAGAAGACTATGGAACTCCACTTTATGTAATAGATGAAAAATTAGTTAGAGATAAATGTAGAAGATATTATAAAGCTTTTAAAGCACACAAAAATAATAAAGTCACTTATGCTGGTAAAGCCTTCTTAAATTTAGCTATGTGTCAGATAATAAATAGTGAAGGACTGTATTTAGATGTGGTGTCAGAGGGAGAGCTTTATACCGCTTTAAAAAGTGGCTTTCCTATGGAAAAAATTTATTTTCATGGAAATAATAAAACATTAGAAGAGATAGAAATGGGAATAGATCTTGAAGTGGGAAGATTTGTAGTAGATAATCTTTATGAAATGGATAAGATAAATTCTTTGGCAAAGGAAAAGGGCAAAATACAGAAGGTACTTTTAAGGATAACTCCTGGAATAGAAGCTCATACCCATGAGTATATAAAGACAGGACAGATAGATTCCAAGTTTGGATTTACTATGATAAACGGTGAAATCATAGATGTAGTAAAGAAAGCTATAAGTCTTTCTAATATAAAACTTACAGGTATTCACTGTCATATAGGCTCGCAGATATTTGAAACCAAGCCCTATGAGGATGAAGTTGAAATTATGCTGAAACTGGTAAGGAAGATAAAGGATGAAACTGGATACGAAGTAGAAGAGCTGGATCTTGGGGGAGGATTTGGAATATATTACACTCCAGAGGATAAGCCTAAGACTGTAGAAGATTTTTGTAGTATTATACTGGAAAGGGCAGAAATGAAATCAAAGGAATTAGGTATAAGAGTACCATCCTTAGTAATAGAACCTGGCAGATCCATAATAGGGAATGCAGGAACGACCCTTTATACCATAGGTGCAATAAAAGAAATTCCGGGTGTAAGAAAGTATGTGTCTGTAGATGGAGGAATGGTAGATAATATAAGACCTGCACTCTATAATGCTCCTTATGAGTGTACCGTAGCAAATAGAGTAGAGGATGACAGTAAGGAAGTGGTAACTATAGCAGGAAAATGCTGTGAATCAGGAGATGTATTGATAAAAAATGTACAACTTCCAAAAGTTCAATCAGGAGATATATTGGCTGTATTTACTACAGGAGCCTATGGATATTCCATGGCAAGTAATTATAATAAGATTCCAATTCCAGCAGTGGTTTTAGTAAAGAATGGACAATCAAGACTAATCTCTAAAAGACAGAGCTTTGATAATATGATAGAAAATCAAATAATGTTGTAATTTAATTCCATCCTACTTGGGAATTTATATTTTCACTTTTATTGGGAACAATAATGAAAGTACAATTCTTTTTCACAAGAAAGGATGGATTTTTTATGCTTTATGTTATAGGTATAGCTATAATTATATTCCTTGCAATGATCTATAAAAATTTAAATAAGTGTGTTGATGTGGATGAAAATATGGTAGATGACATTCCTACACTTAATCTAGGTAAAGAAGAATTAAAAAAATATGCTAGAGAAATATCAATTATACCCGCACAAGTTAAGAAAAGAAGCTGTAAGAAAAAATTAATTGATAGTTTAGATAAAAATTATAAAAATATTTTACATGGATATAATTTTTTCAACATGGAAATTAAAAACAGAGGGGATATAGTATTTTGTGCTGAATGGCTTTTAGATAATTTATATTTGATTAAAAAAGAGTATAAGGATATAAAAACTAATATGCCGGGAGATTATTACAAGAATCTTCCTGTAATTACTAAAGGAGCTATGAAAGGATACCCTAGAATATATTACATAGCAAGGGAAATGTTACAGTGTAGTTACGGTACTGTAAGTGAAGAGGCTATAGAGACTTTTATAAGTGCCTATGAGGAAAATACAGTATTAAAAAGCTGTGAACTTTGGGCACTGCCTATAATGCTTAGAATAGCCTTAATTCAAAATATAAGTAATATAACAGAGAATATAGTATTTATGCAAAAGGAAAGAAAAAGAGCGGAGTCTGTAGCAGAAGGTATTATAAATTCTGGAAGCAATATAGATTTTGAAATTGAACGATTTAGAAGAGATAGAATAAAATTTACTTCACCTTTTACGGAAAGATTTATAAAAATATTAAGAGACAATTTTATAGATAGTGTGAAAGTATATGATTGGATAGATGAAGAATTAGATAAAGAAGATAGCAGTGCTGCAAGGGCAGTGAATATAAATCATCAAAAGCAGGCTGTATATCAAGTATCCATGGAAAATTCCATTAATGGTATAAGAGAAGTATGTGCATTGAACTGGAAGGAAAATTTTGAACGTCTAAGTTATGTAGAGCAGGTGTTAAGAAAGGATCCAGCAGGGGTTTATGAACTCATGGACTTTAATTCTAGAGATTATTACAGGCATAAAGTAGAAAAGTTATCTAAGAAGATAAATGTACCCGAGTCCTTTATAGCGAGAAAGGCTGTGGAATGTGCAGAGGAAGCATCTGGAGAAGTATATGAAAAACATGTGGGATATTATCTCATTGATAAAGGCATATCCTGTCTTAAGAAAAAGATAAAATCCAGTGGAGAAGAATATAAAAAAGTGAATTCTGAAATTGGAACTAATATAACAGTAGATCTCTATATAGGGACTATAATATTTGGTACTATTTTTTTGGATTTGTTAATAAATGGAATGAATTTTTATGGCCAGAATTTGCCCATATGGAAATACATAGCAGCCGCTGTAATACTTTTAATACCAAGTAGTGAAATATTTATATCCATATTCAATTGGAGCATAAATAAACTTGTAGAAACTAGATTTATACCTAAGATGGAATTTAAACAGGGTATACCGCAGGAATTTAGTACGGTAGTTGTGATTCCAGCACTTATAAACAATGTAGATAGGTTAAAAAGTCTTATAAGTGATTTGGAAGTGTATTATCTAGCTAACGAGGAACAGAATTTGTATTTTGCATTACTTGGAGATTTTAAGGATAGTTTCTATGAAGAAGAAAGCGGGGATAAATTAATAGTAAAAATTGCTTTAGAAGAAATAAAGAGCCTTAATAAAAAATATGGGAATGGTGACAGAGATAAATTTTATTTTTTGAGCAGATACAGAAAATATAATGAAAAAGAACAAAAATGGATTGGATGGGAAAGAAAACGGGGAAAATTAATGGAATTTAATTCCCTTGTAAGGGGAAACAAAAATACCAGCTATAATGTTATCAGCGGAGACATAACAAGCTTATGCGATGCAAAGTATGTAATAACATTGGATGCAGACACCAAACTTCCGAAGGACACAGCTAAGTTACTTATAGGAGCTATGTCTCATCCATTAAATATTCCTTATGTTGATAAAAACAATAAAAAGGTATTGAGAGGGCACGGATTAATGCAGCCTAGAGTGAGTGTAGGAGTGTTAAGTGCAAATAAAACAGTCTACTCTAATATTTTTTCTGGAGAAACAGGTATAGATATATATACAAGTGCCATTTCCGATGTATATGAAGATTTGTTTGATGAAGGTATATTTACAGGAAAGGGTATTTACGATATAGATGTGTTTAATGATATTTTACAAGATGAAATACCTGAAAATACTGTATTGAGCCATGATTTGCTGGAAGGATCTTATGTAAGGGCAGGACTGGTAACTGATATAGAGCTTATAGATGGATACCCTGCCTATTATGATTCCAGTTGTAAAAGGCTTCATAGATGGGTCAGAGGGGATTGGCAGCTTTTACCATGGCTGTTTAAGAAAAATTCTTTAAATAAACTATCTAAATGGAAAATAATAGATAATCTAAGAAGAAGTGCTGTGAGTCCTGCAGTTATAATACTTATTATAGGGGCTTTAACTTTATTCTCTAATTCAGATAATTTGCTTTTAATAGCCCTTATTTCACTACTCTGTCCTATATTCTTTGATGTATCGGAAACTGTGGTTTCTCCTGTAAAAGGGATAAGTCTTTCAGGAAAAGTGAGTAATTTTAAAGTTGCTATAGAACAGTTTTTCCTAATATTAAGTTTTTTGCCTTATCAGGCATATTTAATGTTAGATGCTATAGTGAGAACGCTCTATAGGGTTTTTATAAGTGGTAGAAATTTGCTTCAGTGGCAGACTGCTGCAGATGTGGAGGCAGCTTCAAAAAAAGAATTTAGCCATTATTTGAAAACAATGTGGATAGGTAGTGTTATTGCGATTGCAATAGGCCTTTTAGGATTTATGAACTCTTTGGAAACTGCATTTTTAGTATTACCATTTTGTGTGGTTTGGTTCTTTTCGCCTTGGATAGCATTTAATATAAGTGAAGATAGAAATAATGATAAAGAGGAACAAATAAACGACGAGGATAGAAAATTGTTGAGGGAACTTGGCAGAAAGACATGGGCCTATTTTGAAGACTTTATAACTTCGGAAACCAACTGGCTTTCACCAGATAACTATCAGGAAAAACCTTATAAGGGAATAGCTTATAGAACTTCTCCGACTAATATGGCTATGGGTATTACTTCTAACGTAGTAGCCTATGATCTGGGATATATAAGCATATCGGAGTTTCAGTACAGACTTCATAATATACTTTCAAATATGGAATCTTTAGAAAAGTATAAAGGTCATTTTT
This window of the Clostridium kluyveri DSM 555 genome carries:
- the lysA gene encoding diaminopimelate decarboxylase, which codes for MRLIGNMEVKDNVLYIGGISTEKLIEDYGTPLYVIDEKLVRDKCRRYYKAFKAHKNNKVTYAGKAFLNLAMCQIINSEGLYLDVVSEGELYTALKSGFPMEKIYFHGNNKTLEEIEMGIDLEVGRFVVDNLYEMDKINSLAKEKGKIQKVLLRITPGIEAHTHEYIKTGQIDSKFGFTMINGEIIDVVKKAISLSNIKLTGIHCHIGSQIFETKPYEDEVEIMLKLVRKIKDETGYEVEELDLGGGFGIYYTPEDKPKTVEDFCSIILERAEMKSKELGIRVPSLVIEPGRSIIGNAGTTLYTIGAIKEIPGVRKYVSVDGGMVDNIRPALYNAPYECTVANRVEDDSKEVVTIAGKCCESGDVLIKNVQLPKVQSGDILAVFTTGAYGYSMASNYNKIPIPAVVLVKNGQSRLISKRQSFDNMIENQIML
- a CDS encoding aspartate kinase, which gives rise to MAIIVQKYGGSSVGTPEKIKNVANTVVNKVKAGNSLVVVVSAMGDTTDDLIALARQITDNPDKRELDALLSTGEMMSCALLAMAIKDLGYDAISYTAYQIGIKTSGQYGKSLIDDINADRMKKSLDEGKIIIAAGFQGINDEGDVTTLGRGGSDTTAVAIAVKLNGVCEIYTDVDGIYSVDPRKYKNAKKLDEIDYEEMLELSSLGAQVMHSRSIELAQKYNIPVYVGLSNSNIRGTVIKGVDTMNLESKPVTGLATSDEDIAITVKDIKNDINIISNLFESVAEKKINVDMISQTAPIDGKVNVSFTIPKDDMKECLTILKSYFDNNQIDIDKDITKFSIVGIGMKTTSGVVAKMFKLFRENNIAVKMITTSEIRITCAIKQEDKMKTISIIAEKFNL